The Thalassotalea sediminis genome includes the window TTGAACGCTTTCTTTCGTCCCAGTCAGCCATGCCAACAATGGCAACACCACCTCTACCGCCCCAACCTGGCACTCGAATAAGTACACGACTTAGCTCGCCAGATTGAGAATAAGGCAATAATCGTTCTTCAATTTTCGCCATATTTGCAGCATTATTTTCATAACTTGCCCCTTGTGGGCCATTCATCATTAAAAAGAAGGTGCCACGATCTTCTTTTGGTGTGAGCTCCGATGGTACTTGTTGTAACAATGAATAACTCGCAAACCCTGATAATAACAACGTAGCAACTAAGCTCCATTTACGTAGCATGTTGGAGCGAATTGATGCTTTATAAGCCTGTTCGATCTTCTGAAATCGTTTATCCATCCATTGACTAAATTTACTCTCTTTTTCAGATGGTTTTAATACTTTAGAACAAAGTGCTGGAGATAATGTAAGTGCAGTGATACTTGAGAAAAACACCGCGGCGCTAACCGCCATTGCAAATTCAGTAAATAATGCACCAATACGTCCATCCATAAATACCAGTGGTACGAACACTGAAATAAGTACTAATGTCGTTGCTATAATCGCAAATCCCACTTCACGCGCACCTCGATAAGCCGCTAATAATGGTTGTTCACCTAACTCTATGCGACGATGAATATTTTCGAGCATAACAATGGCATCATCGACCACAAGCCCTATCGCCAAAACTAAAGCGAGTAGCGTTAGCAAATTAATCGAATAATCCATGGCGAGCAAGAACATAAAACTGCCCACTAATGCCACAGGCACAGTTACAGCAGGAATTAACGTAGCACGAATATTGCCTAGGAACAGGTAAATAACGAGTACAACTAAAGTCATGGAAATAGCAAGGGTACGATAAACTTCATCAATAGACTCCTTGATGAAGATAGAAGAGTCATAACTGTCTTCTATGGTTGTGCCTTCTGGTAAGTTTCGCTTAATCTTTTCTAATTCAAGACGTGCATTTTCTACCACGGTTAACGTATTGGCCTTTGCCTGTTTTACGATACCAAGGCCAATCATGTCTCGACCATTACCTCGAAACAAACTTTCATCGTCAGCCGCTTCTAGATGTACATCGGCTACTTCGCCTAATCGCACTAAATAGCCATCTTCACCACGTTTAATCACTAAATTTCTAAAATCAGTTTGATCTTTATAACTACGCGCTGTGCGCACAGTAAAATCACGGTCAACCGATTCTATTTCACCCGCAGGCAATTCAACATTTTCTGTTCTCAGTGTATTTTCAATATCTTGGCTGGTGATCCCCCTGGCGGCCATAGCTTTACGATTTAACCATACTTTCATGGCATATTTTCGTTCACCACCAACACGAACATTTGAAACACCATCAACAACAGCTAATCTATCGACAATAAAGCGCTGAGCGTAATCTGACAGTTGCAATGAATCCATTGTCGTACTATTTAACACAAACCAAGCGATCGGACTTTCGTCACTATTAGATTTAGATACTTCGGGTGGCCTAACTTGCTCAGGTAAACTATCGAGAGCTCTTGCGACACGCTCGCGAACATCATTTGATGCCGCATCAATATCTCTACTGATATTAAACTCAATGGTAATGTTTGAACGACCATTGCGGCTCGATGAATTAATGCTTTTAATGCCTTCAATACCCGAAATACGATTCTCTAGTACTTGGGTTATTTTGGTTTCAATAATCTCTGCGCTTGCGCCAGTATAACTTGTACTTACGCTGACAATAGGAGATTCGATATCTGGATATTCACGCAACGGCAACATGGTAAATGCAACAATACCAAACGTAAGCAAAAGCAGGTTTATAACAATGGCAAAAACCGGACGTTTTACACTAGTATCTGTAATTTTCACGACTTAAATTACCCCTTGATACTAACTTTGCTGCCAGAACGTATTTTTATCAGTCCTTCGGTCACTATTTGTTGGCCATCACTTAGGCCTTTATCAATTGCAACCCAGCCGTCATGTCGACCTACTACGTGCACTTGAACGCGATTTGCTACACCTTTTTCAATTGCAAAAACATAATGTTGATCTTTTAACGGAATAACCGCTTTTTCAGGTATCATAATTGCTTGTTCAGAGCTCAATTGTAATGCGGTATCTAATAACATTCCTGGGCGTAAAAGCCCTTGTTTATTCTCAAAGCTAGCGGTAACTTCAATACTGCGAGTAACCGCATCTATACGAGAACTAATATGCGTTACCTCGCCCGAAAATATATGGTTTGGATAAGCATCATTCTTTGTAGTAACCGTCATACCAACTGTTAACTGTGCAAGATATTTTTCAGGGACTTTAAAGTCTACTTTAATAATACTGATGTCATCTAGCGTGGTAATGTTTGTAGAAGTATTAACAAAGCTACCAATCGAAATCTCGCGTTTTCCTAATAACCCAGAAAACGGTGCAGTTACCGTCATTTCAGCAAGTTTTGTTTTAGCACTTTCTAATTGTGCCTGTGTAGCATCTACTTTTGAGAGCTGTTCCTCGAGCATAGATTTAGCCGTAGCTTGTGAACGTGCCAGCTCTTTCAATCGATTTAATTGTCGCTGCTCTTCACGTAAATTAATCGATAACTCTTTCACAGCAAACTTTTCTTCCTGCGATTGCAGTTGCACTAACTTTTGACCTTTCTTTACTAATTGGCCATCTTCAAAAAATATATCGGTAATATAATCACTTTGTGCACTTTTTACGTAGATAGCTTGATTAGCACGGGCACTGCCAATCGCCTCAATTAATACGGCATTTTCTTGCAATGTTGCAATGTGTGCCTCGACCTGAGTAGCATGTCCTGCCATATCATTTTTTTCGCCTTGGCTAACAGGCAAATACAAATAAATACAAAGACCAGCTAATACGGTAATAATAAAGGGAAATAAAGCTTTACCTGATTGCGTAGAATACATCTCGTTTACACTCAAAATTTACTTGAATATAGTATACAAAAGAATCGCCATAAACGGCGGTCACATATCTCAGATACTTGTACATTTATCTTAAAAACACCTTTAAACACGGCAATTTATATAACAACTCTTCAACTAACTAGCCGATATGGTCGGCCTATTAAGCTTAATTTGTATTTCGGTGTTACCTACAGCAATTTAAATTACCCGTTAAACGCGGTAAACTGAATGTAAAAGGTGTGTTCAATAAAGGGATTTTCAATGCTTAAGCCTTACATAAAAAACATTATTAGCTTTTATCGTGCTCAACCAAAAGCACCAAACTTTTTACTCGTTTACGCACTTATTTGGTTAGCCTTGCATAATCAATTTTTTGTCACATTCATTTCGGCTTCAGGCGGCGTAAATAACAAACTGAATGCTGCTATTGCTAGCATTGAACATCAATATCTACTCTCGCTTTTATTAACTGTCCTATTCTTTGCTTTACGATTGTCATATTTGTATTTTGTAGGCAAAGCGAATGAAATTGCCGACGAAGGCGAACCTATAGAAGACAAGCTTGGTCGTGATCAGGTATTTACAGAGAACAAAGACGTAATGCGTTTACTTACGCTGCTCGATGAAACCAAAGCGAAGCTCGCGATCGCGAACAAAAAAGAAACTGAATTAATGGAAGATAAATTAGCCGCAATTCAAAAGTCACGAGTATTACAATCAGAGCTTGATGAAGTAAAAGCAGACCTAGCCATAATGACCCAACAGTACTTAACACTTAAAGAAAAGTTGACCAGAAGCGCATAAATAAAGCTTTATAAAAAGCTAACCATTATAAAAATATTCTTGAGCAATTACTCTTTAAGACTGCCACGCATTATCAGCCTCCTATCTAAATTCATCGCAAAATTTGTTAGTTAAGGGTCGGCTGCCCGTATTTTCCTATATTTTTAAGTAAATCAGACAGCCGATAACGTTTAACCACGAATTGCTATACGTTCTAGCAATTTAAGTTAATCATGCACTATTTCGACACTAACTTGAGCATTTTTGTAGCTACAATAACTACGTTCAATCGTATTATTTTTAAATATACCGGTAACACTTTCCCACGCACGCGTTTTATTGATTAAGATACGTAACTCATTACCTTGCCAATGGCTTGTATAGATTTGCTCATGTTCGCTACTTAAACACAAGTTATTCATTGCTCGAAGGTACCTTTGCCCAGAAAAAATATCATCTTTTTCACTGAGCAAAGCATTTGTATTATTTGATGGAACCTTCCAATTGGCAAATAAAATAGACAACTTATTTTTGCTTAATACAAGCGAATCTTCTCGTGTTGGATAATGTGTTATTAACTTTGATGGTTTTGTTAAAGAGGGTTTCTCAACAATAAAAACACCGCCTTGACCAACAACTTTCATTTCAATATTTTCATTACTCTGCCAACTAACGGCAAGTGCTGTCGCTTCATCAACGCCAAAAGCAAAGCTAACGTCAGTTTGTTCAACTACCTTCAATAAACGACCTTGTCTACCACGTTCAGAAAAATGTGTGTCCATAATTCCCCATGGGAACAAACCTAAACCACCTTGCGTGTTATAGGTTAAGTCACCATTTAGCAAATCAACGGCACATTTATTTGCCTTTTGACAGCCAGCATTGGGCAATATGTCAGCTTTTGCTCCACGAACAAGCGCGACCTCACTTCTGCCGTTAGTGATCATTGGCGTCTGGTTTTGGTTAAATTTACCTCCCGACATAACCGCAGTGCCCGCACTAGTCCCGCCCACCAACAAGGTGTTTTTTTCCATCCGTTGTCTTATCAATGTTAACAGTTTGTTATCATAATTATCTTTGTTTTTGAATGCTTTAGCGGTTAGTGACTGATCGCCACCATTGATAAACAAACCGTCAGCTTTTTTTATTAAATTTAGAAAAAGTTCAGGCTGCTGACAGAATGTCTGTTGCGAGAGGAAACGATCAGGATAGACGAATTTCCGCTTAATAGTTTTAAGCACGCGTGCTTGATATTTCTCTATCATGGCACATGCTTGCGCAGAGTGTCCTTGTTCCTGCCATAGGGTATTCAATGCCGCGTCAATAGGTAGCCAAGTAACTTCAGCACCTGTTGCTTTAAATACTTCTACATAAAAATCAGCCGCTTCGTAAGGATCACGAGCCGATGCTGTTACCACTAATATGTGAGGAGGTTTATCTTGCGCGTTTTTTAATGCTGCTAACTGTGAAAAAGTAGTAAACACTTCACGTGAAAAAGGGTTTTTATTGTGTTTTAACCCTACTTTTTCCGTAACCCTGTAACCATTTTTATTTACCTGCATGATTTCAAGGGCATCAAGCATCAAGTAAAATTCTCTATCTGCTAGTTGGTTAACTAATGTTCGGCCCCCTTGTTGCAGCCATAATTTTCGTAATGTCGCTTTCGTTAATACCTCACTATTCAATCGCGCCATTTTTAGTAGTAATCGCTTTAAAGCGGCTCTTTGTTCAACTAAATGATCCCTAGGCCAATGACGAAATAGTAGCGCAATATTATCCTCATTCAACTGAAATAAGGATTGAGTTTTTACGTCATCAGCAAATAAGTCATCACGTTGACATTGCGTTTTAGACATGGAAGAACAGGTTTTTAGCCCACCTCCAACTAAAAAAAGCTTAGTATATTCATCAAAGCTTTTGGCATAACTTGGTAACAAGATTAAACACATTAGCGTCAATATTAACGATTTTAGCAGCATTTTTATTTTCTCCCGAAATATATATTACAATAATTTTTCAT containing:
- a CDS encoding efflux RND transporter permease subunit, which translates into the protein MKITDTSVKRPVFAIVINLLLLTFGIVAFTMLPLREYPDIESPIVSVSTSYTGASAEIIETKITQVLENRISGIEGIKSINSSSRNGRSNITIEFNISRDIDAASNDVRERVARALDSLPEQVRPPEVSKSNSDESPIAWFVLNSTTMDSLQLSDYAQRFIVDRLAVVDGVSNVRVGGERKYAMKVWLNRKAMAARGITSQDIENTLRTENVELPAGEIESVDRDFTVRTARSYKDQTDFRNLVIKRGEDGYLVRLGEVADVHLEAADDESLFRGNGRDMIGLGIVKQAKANTLTVVENARLELEKIKRNLPEGTTIEDSYDSSIFIKESIDEVYRTLAISMTLVVLVIYLFLGNIRATLIPAVTVPVALVGSFMFLLAMDYSINLLTLLALVLAIGLVVDDAIVMLENIHRRIELGEQPLLAAYRGAREVGFAIIATTLVLISVFVPLVFMDGRIGALFTEFAMAVSAAVFFSSITALTLSPALCSKVLKPSEKESKFSQWMDKRFQKIEQAYKASIRSNMLRKWSLVATLLLSGFASYSLLQQVPSELTPKEDRGTFFLMMNGPQGASYENNAANMAKIEERLLPYSQSGELSRVLIRVPGWGGRGGVAIVGMADWDERKRSTWDVMDEISGKMREVTDVRAFAIMRRGIGGGGSSRPIEFVLQGNDYAQLADWRDRIIKRAETNPGLVRIDHDYKETFPQFLVNIDKNKAADLGVSVSDIGRTLETMLGQRRATTFIDRGEEYDVILKGTKKDFSNPTDISNIYLKSRSGELVPLDSLITLTEEATASRLNRYNRMRSITLSANLADGYTLEEALNFLNQVAAEENDIDGAVDYKGESQLFYEGASAMTYVFILALTVTFLVLAAQFESFVHPFVIMLTVPLGLVGALFGLWSTGLTLNIYSQIGIVMLIGLSAKNGILIVEFTNQLRDKGVEFSEAIVQAAAQRLRPIIMTSLTTVMSAVPLVLASGPGAESRMVIGVVVFTGVIVATLLTLFIIPAAYYALAKNTQSPEFLQHKLEQQAKEKPLKD
- a CDS encoding efflux RND transporter periplasmic adaptor subunit encodes the protein MYSTQSGKALFPFIITVLAGLCIYLYLPVSQGEKNDMAGHATQVEAHIATLQENAVLIEAIGSARANQAIYVKSAQSDYITDIFFEDGQLVKKGQKLVQLQSQEEKFAVKELSINLREEQRQLNRLKELARSQATAKSMLEEQLSKVDATQAQLESAKTKLAEMTVTAPFSGLLGKREISIGSFVNTSTNITTLDDISIIKVDFKVPEKYLAQLTVGMTVTTKNDAYPNHIFSGEVTHISSRIDAVTRSIEVTASFENKQGLLRPGMLLDTALQLSSEQAIMIPEKAVIPLKDQHYVFAIEKGVANRVQVHVVGRHDGWVAIDKGLSDGQQIVTEGLIKIRSGSKVSIKG
- a CDS encoding cyanophycinase, whose protein sequence is MSKTQCQRDDLFADDVKTQSLFQLNEDNIALLFRHWPRDHLVEQRAALKRLLLKMARLNSEVLTKATLRKLWLQQGGRTLVNQLADREFYLMLDALEIMQVNKNGYRVTEKVGLKHNKNPFSREVFTTFSQLAALKNAQDKPPHILVVTASARDPYEAADFYVEVFKATGAEVTWLPIDAALNTLWQEQGHSAQACAMIEKYQARVLKTIKRKFVYPDRFLSQQTFCQQPELFLNLIKKADGLFINGGDQSLTAKAFKNKDNYDNKLLTLIRQRMEKNTLLVGGTSAGTAVMSGGKFNQNQTPMITNGRSEVALVRGAKADILPNAGCQKANKCAVDLLNGDLTYNTQGGLGLFPWGIMDTHFSERGRQGRLLKVVEQTDVSFAFGVDEATALAVSWQSNENIEMKVVGQGGVFIVEKPSLTKPSKLITHYPTREDSLVLSKNKLSILFANWKVPSNNTNALLSEKDDIFSGQRYLRAMNNLCLSSEHEQIYTSHWQGNELRILINKTRAWESVTGIFKNNTIERSYCSYKNAQVSVEIVHD